The segment AGCTTATCTGATTAAACATGATAAGAAGGCCCATTAAAAATGCTTGATCAACTCCCGCCTCCACAACCAGGCTCAAAACATCATTACCCAGCATTATATCCGATTTTGCTTCCTTTCGTTTAATCTGCGCGATGATATCTCCCGACGCACTGAATATTGTGCACGATGCCTTGCACAACGACCCTTCCATCCGGTAATCGCACTGCTTAATTTGTCTTCTACCATCTACAAATACTTTGGCCCTAGTTTTATTTGAAAAGCCCAAATACTTTTTAAGGCTAAATTTGGGCTCATCAGACTCTACTGGATCTCCTCTGAATGCTTCCCATCTCTTCCTAAAACTCCA is part of the Cryptomeria japonica chromosome 10, Sugi_1.0, whole genome shotgun sequence genome and harbors:
- the LOC131039273 gene encoding protein LURP-one-related 12-like, with protein sequence MDDEGQLLLTMRRKKWSFRKRWEAFRGDPVESDEPKFSLKKYLGFSNKTRAKVFVDGRRQIKQCDYRMEGSLCKASCTIFSASGDIIAQIKRKEAKSDIMLGNDVLSLVVEAGVDQAFLMGLLIMFNQIS